CATATCGGCGCGGTCCAGGGCGGTGCGGGCTTCTTCGTGCCGGTCCTGGACGGTGAGCGCGCGGGCAAGTTCCAGCCAAAATTGTTTTTTATCCGGGCGGACAGCAACGCTTTGCCGTGCGAGAGATTCGGCAATCGCCGGGTCTTCCCCGTGATCAAGGTAGAGCTTTGCCAGGCTGTGCATGGAACTGGCGTCGTTGGGATTGTGGGTGAGGGCCTGATGAAACAGTTCTCGGGCCTCTTCGATGCGATTTTGCGCAAGAGACAGCCGTGCGAGATGACGTACGGTTTCACCTTCGCCACCGGGGAGTGCTGCGGCTCGATTGTAATATTTGCGAGCGACCGCGAATTGACGCGATTCTTCAGCCATTTGGCCGAGTCGGAGCAAACTGTAGAGTGCGGCCGGTGAATCCGGTGCCGTTTTGAGGCATTTTTGAAATGCTTTGCGGGCCTGTGCGGTTTCACCGATGCGGCGTAAGGTATGGCCGTAATTATAGAGAGCCATGGCATTTTTGCTATCCATGGCAATCACTTTGGCGAGTTCGGCGGCGGCCTGTTCCAAACGTCCCACTCTGGTTAAACAGGCAGACAGCGAGTTGCGTGCCAGAATGTTTGTGTCGTCGGCAATCAATGCCAGTTTGTATTCTTCAATGGCTTCATACACATCACCGGCGGTAAAAAGACGATCGGCGCTGACAGTGAGGGATATGGAGTCGAACACGGCCACTTTGGGGGGCTCGGTCAAGAGCATTGCATGATCGAGAGCCTTGCGGCAATTCTCCAAGGTGTCCGCTTTATTGAAATGGAGAAAAGGATAGCCAGCTATGCCGACGACGGGATTGATTTCCAAGCTTTCTGCACTGCGTTGGCACAGTGCCAAAATATCGGGTAAAATTTCTTCCGGAGTTTTGTCGGCAACATGAATGATGAGACTTGAGGTGCTATAGCGACCCATTTCCGGCTGTTCGGCAAAAGATTCACGGCAGAGTTCAGCCAGATCGCGAATTTGGGTTTCACAATGATGGCCGGGAGCGTCCGAACGGTTTGGGGATTCTTCCGGCAATCGCATGAGCATTAATGAATACGTCGATTGCTTTTCGCGTTTGCGGGCGAAGTTTCGCAAAAAGTCATGGAGTCCATAGAGACCGGTGACAAGGTCTTTTTGCGGGGTGGTCGGTTTCGACCCGTCGGTAAGTGTATGTTCGGTGTCCGAGGCGAGCAGAAGGCGGTCTCCAATTTCTACAGGCCACTCGGGAGAACGCAAATGAACGATCTCGGCAAAGGCGATATCATCCTGTACTTCCATCACGAGAATTTCCGCTTTGATCATGGTGGGGTATCGACCATGCAAGCGGACATTCTCGGGTGTGCGAATTTCGGCGTTGGTCTCATATTGCGGACTCCAGACAAGAAAGCGTTGGCCTTCGACCGCATCAACATGCCGACCAAGGTTGATGGTCAGACGCGACAGAGGAAGTGTCTCTAAAACGAGTCCGGCTTCGGCGACCACATCGGGAAACGCCAGAACTCTGTTTCTGCCCAGTTCTTTAGCCGCTGTAACGGTGCGTTGGGCTTTTTTGATCAGAATACGAGCTTGTTCGCGAACGGAGCCGGTAAACTGGCGACCGCGCAGATGTTGTGGATAGATTGCAAAACCAGCACTGGCCGTAAGGGAAACCGTTTCTTCGGTGTGCGGATCCATGGCTTCAACGGCAGATAGGGCCTCGCGTACCGACTCAGCAACCTGGCGACATTGACCAGTGGAGATTCCGGGAAGCAACAGAGCGAAGACATCGTCGCCAAGTCTGGCCGGTAGGGCGCCTTCCGGGCATGCTTGGGACAACGCCGTAGCGGCTTTTTGGAGAAGCGTTTCGCTAAATTCAAATTGTCGGCCGCCTGTGACGGTCGCGAAATGGTCCAAGTCGAACAGGACAATGCCGACACTTCCGGAAAAGCTTTTCGCATCTGGATCCATGCAGGCGGATGATGTTGGTAAAATGCAGTCCTGTACGAGGGAAATTTCACGCTCGAGGGCACGAGTCAACGCTGGAGGATTGAGTAATCCGGTAAGTTCGTCGGTAATGGCCGTTTTATGCAGCGCGAGTTTGTCCAGCCACAAAGACGCCACTTGTGGCAAAACACGACACATGGTTTTCGGAGCCGGCAAACGAACACCACGAGCGATAAATATGGCGAGGAGTTCATTCTGGTGGACCAACGGGATAAGAAGTTCTCGTTGGTCCGGATGGTGTGCGGCGATGGAACAATCCGGGCCAAAAGAGCGTAATAAGTTTGGAGGAAGATTCTGAGGGAGGTAGAGGCTGTAGGATTTGAACGGTAAAAAGGCACTCAGGGCATCTTTGAGTGCATGCTCGAATCGGATAATATCTGTCCGTTCGAGAGAGACGACGGAAGCGTCAAGAGATTCAGCCTGTCTACGCATCGCATGATACTACCTGCCATACCGTTGAAACTCAAGGCCGATACTGTTGAAAAGCGTTGCAAAAGAAGAAAAAAAACGAATTGTAACAATTTGATAGCTCACGGTGGGACAGGGTTAGGGATACACGCATGATGCGAACGTCGTGGTCTTTCTTTGAGCAAGGTTTTCAGTAGGAGGAATTATGGTGATATCCCGGTCTCCTGTCACCATGGTCCGAACCGGTGTTGAGCCGTGGTTGGCAATGATGAGGACATCGTCGTCCTGCGGATTATGTAAAAAACCGTAGTTGACATCGGTGATGGTCATGTCATGGACGCGTTGGGAATGATCGGATTTTATTATGTGCGTTACAGATACGGGAACGGACGCACTGCTAAGGAGCTTGAGATAGTAATCCCCAATAAGGCTATCGAAGAATTTGTAGTGCAATGATTCTCCTGGATTGACCACAGCCTCATCGAACCATTTGGCATGAGAGTCGACTTCAGTCAGCCGCAATGCAATGGGATGAAATCGTGTGTCCGGCATGAGTGTTTCCGGTGTGAGAGAGGAAAAAACAGCAACAATGGCCACAGCACAAAGAATACCGGTGAAAAACGCCGTTACTGATGGCGCTGGGCACAATCTGTCCATGATGCGACGCAAGCGGGTGATGAAAGGTGACCATGTGGACAACTGAGAGCCTATTTGGGGCATAACATCAATGCCGGGTTCTTTTTGAATGGATGCGGCGAGCGTCCGGGATGCGTTGTCCAGTGCGAGGATAGCAGATAATTGTGGGCCGCATTCCGAAGAGTTCTTTGCCAGGTAGGCAATAAAGCGGCGCCGTTCTTCATAGTTCGCTTCGGCATCAAGGACAAGGCCGGCCAATAGTTCGAGTTCCTTGCATCGTTTTTTCATGCTTTCTCCCTGTACTCGGCAGTGTGCCGTATGCGGCAGGGGACGCTGTTGAGCGGCCTTTGATGTTGTGAAACAAAATTACGGGAGAAAGTTCTCCTGTAGAAAAAGATCCTTAAGTTGTGTTCTCGCACGAAACATACGGTTTTTTACCGTCCCAATCGGTGCATCAATGATATCGGCCGCTTCTTGATACGACAGTCCTTCAATACTTATCAATAGAAATACTTCGCGCAATTCATTCGGAAGCGTGGTCAAACCCTTGCGGAGGATAGCTTCAAAATCTGCAGTATCGATATCCGACCAGGTTGGGGTACTGGACGGATTCTGGGGGTGGGTTTCGTGGTCAACATGTCCATAGACCATTTCCGGAGCACGATTAACATAATTCCGCGATCTGTTGAGAGCAATACCCATAAGCCATGTACTGAAACGCGATCGTCCGGCAAAGGTCGAGAGTGCTTTATACGCGTCGAGAAAGGCTTCCTGTGTCAACTCTTCGGCAATAGCCCTATTGCGTATATGTTTCAGGATAAAATGGAAGATGCGATCTTGATATTTGATAACAAGGCGAGCGAATGCGGCATTGTCTCCAGCGAGTGTACGATGGATATCGTTGTTGTCTTGCTCGTCTGGTGTGCTACCGCGTTTCATACCCGGATCGTAAGGTTGGGAATTCTGTTTTAATTCATTGTATGTAGGCTTTCCTTCTTGTTTTGGTCAAGTCAGTCGGCTTGCCGGTCGAACGCTCCTGGGCTACGGTGCCTCCATGAGTAAAATGGTCACTGTGCCGGAACAGTTCTTCTCGCCATTTCAAAAGACGTGTTCCTTTCGGTACGGGCATACAGAGGTCTCTTTCGGCGGCATGAGGTTGCAACGCCTCAGCTCATATCCAATGCATGAGGAATCACCGATGAATTCGACGGTTATGGACACCATTGTTTCGAGACGAAGCATACGGAAATATACGGAAGAACCCGTTACTGACGGGGAAATCACCACCATTCTCGAAGCCGGCAGGGCCGCTCCGAGCGGGCTGAACAATCAGCCATGGCGGTTTCTTGTCGTACGTGCCGGTGATGTTCGGCAGCAGCGTCTTGCCGAAAAGACAAAGTACGCGCACATTGTTGAACAAGCGCCGCTTTGTCTTTGTGTTTTTCTTGATAAATCGACCATGTATAATCGAACAAAAGACTGCCAATCCATAGGAGCTTGTCTCCAAAACATGCTGCTTGCCGCGCATGATCTTGGCCTTGGGGCTGTGTGGCTCGGCGAAATTATCAACCAGGAGCCCGAAGTGACCAAAGCGCTTGGGCTGGATGAGGAAGCTCTTGAGTTGATGGCAGTGTTGGCTGTCGGGCATCCCGCGACAAAGGGATCCAGCTCGCGTCAGCCGTTGTCCGATCTTTTGCTCGAACCGTTTACCACGACACCAACGGAGGCGTCATGATGGATGTTGTTGTTTTTCCTTTGGGACCACTCCAAACGAATTCGTATCTTGCCATTTCAGGAGATGCCGCGATTGCCGTGGACGTCGGCGGCGATCCTGGTGCGATGGTGTCCCATCTCCATTCCAAGCAGCTTTCGTTGACGCATATTGTGCTGACCCACCTGCATTGTGACCATATTTATGGTGTCAGAGCGTTGTCTGAAGCTACGGGTGCATCCGTGCTCGCCAATACGGATGATGACTATTTATTGGATCTTGATATCGGGCGAGGCGGGTTCATGGGGCTCCCCATGGTATCGCTTTTTGCCCATGATCCCCTTGTGCCGGGAGAGGCTTCGTTCTTGGGGATGCCGTGCAAAGTGCTTGCGACACCTGGCCATACGCCGGGAAGTGTCAGCCTGTATTTTCCGGATGATCGTGTGTGTTTTTCCGGGGACTTGTTATTCCATCGTTCTATTGGGCGTACGGATTTTCCGGGAGGGAGCCATGAAGTTCTGCTTAATTCGGTGATGACACAGATTTTTACTCTTCCCGAGGAAACCGTTGTCTATTCCGGACATGGCCCGGAAACCACAGTGGGATCGGAAAAAAAGAATAATCCGTTTTTTGGTGAATTTGCATTTTAAGTGTTCGTCTTACAACGAAGGAATACATATGCGGTGTACGCTTTTTGCGGCCAGCCCCCGTGCCGGGGGCAACAGCGACAGGGCGCTTGACGAATTTGCACAAGGTGTTCGTGAAGCCGGAGGAGATTGTAACGCCTTGTATTTACGCAAGCATCGCATTCTTCCGTGCGTATCATGTGGAGTGTGTGAGCAAACACAAGGTGGACCATGCCCTTTGGCTGAGAAAGACGACAGTGCGCCGCTTTTCGACGCCCTTTTGTCCAGTGATTTTGTTTTTTTTGCGTCGCCCATTTATTTTTATCACCTCCCGGCACACTTCAAAGCGTTCATTGATCGTGGACAACGGTACTATGAAGCGGCTTTGGCCAATCGTTCGGAAATGCTGGCACTGCCTTCACGCAGAGCTGCGGCATGTCTCGTTGCCGGACGAAAAAAAGGAGAGCGTTTGTTTGAGGGGGCGGCCTTGACGTTGTCGTTTTTTCTTGAACCGTTTCGTATTCGCTTGGAGCCGCAAATGGGTTTGCGCGGCATTGATGCTTCCGGCGATCTGGCTTCGAACCCCACCGACTGTGCGTTCATTCGCGAAACGGGGTATCGTCTTGCGCTTCAGGAGCTTTCGGGAAAAAATGGGTCCTCGACGATGTCATAACCGGAAGGTGCCCACCATTGGAGTGGCAAAGTGCTGTTGAAACGACAGATGACAATACGGCCGGGAAGCCCAATACTTCCCGGCCGTATTGCATACGGCAGCCGCCTGAATAGGATTATAATGAACCCAATTCAGGTTTGGGCGGAGGAACTTTGAGTTGGGAGATTTCCCAGTGTTCATAGTTGCGTTCTCGAATCAGATGCGCTGTGAAGTTCGGCGCAACCAAGGCGAACAGGCTTTTGACCAGACTCTGCAGTGTAAAACGTGAGGGTTTGTCCGGGGGCGTTCTGAGGTAACACCCCATGACGTGGGAAAGAACGCCTGTGACTTCGATACGCATATTGCGATAGAGTAACGCTTCGGCCAGAACCAGCCCGGTCAACACAGTGAAATCAAGCCCGGCTGCAGGGGGACGATTCCGCAACACGGCCCAGGCATGCTTGAATTCATTGTCGATTTCGTCATCCATAACAGGAGGACAGAGACGACGAAGTTCCGCGTCGATAAACCAATCGGCCGCATAGCGGAAAATTGGTTTAAACCGTTCAATATGCGAAGGATCAGTGTGCCGAGTAAAGGCTGGAATGGCAAACTGCGGATGATATTGTTCCGCAAAAAGAGCGCAGACGAGGTCGCGCATATAATCTTCAAACTTGGGGTCTTTGTGCAAAATTTCTCGGGGCCAACGGATAATATGCCGCTTTTCCCCGAAGTCGTTGAATAACTCGTAGAATTCTTGATTGAACTCATACTCCACTGGCCACTCAAAACGAGCTTTCAGGTCATCAACCACTTTCGCTCGGTCGAGAGAGGCGGGCCTGAGATACTGCAGGTTCATCGCCTGGGAAAAGACATCTTGGGTGTCGTGGGTACTCATTACTTCAATGTAAGACCCATTGTGAAAAGGAGCAAGGTCTCATCTTTTTTTTTACGAAAGAAAGAAATATTCTATGTTGTTTATGGTGTTTATAAAGATAAACATGTCTAACGTGTTGGAATCTTGATTGAAAAAAAGGGTGTACAAAGCCAGATGCCTTCCGTAGAGTGCGCAAAGAGTCAGATTGCGGACGATTCTTTTAACTTCCTGATATTTAATAAAATTTTACATTGACCGCACCGCGGCAGGAGTCGGCGTGACGAATACTCATGCGTGGTCCCGGGTGCGTGGCCTGGAACCGGTGAGTTTATGCGATTGGCCGGGAAACGTTGTCTGCGTGTTGTTTCTCGGGGGATGTAACTGCAAATGTCCACATTGTCATAATGCGGATTTAGCCTGGCGTCCCTCAACGTTGCCGATAACGCCACGTGAAACGGTGGAGCACTATATTCGTGCAAGAGGGGCCTGGCTTGACGGTTTGGTCGTGACAGGTGGCGAGCCCGTTATGGACTCCAGTATTGTCGATTTTATAGACGATATTGGCGGACTGGGGTTGCCGATCAAACTCGATTCGAATGGAATGCACCCTGAGATTCTTGAAACGATTCTGTCTTTGGGCTGCGTTAAAAAGGTCTCCGTTGATATCAAAGGTCCTTTTGAGAAATACGAAGAATTGACTGGTGGAAGCTTTGGAGAAGAGGCGGCACGAGAGCATTTTGCCGCTCTTTTCGAGATGGCACGTCGTCGGCCTGAGGCATTTCATTTTCGTACGACACTGGTTCCGGAGCTTACCGATGACGATATACGCACCGTGCGGACGCTGTTGCCGTCCGGATGCGTCTTGACCACACAGCAGTATATCGAGCCAAAAGGCAAGGAGACTACAGCATGCCAAAGCTCATCGTAAAACGTGACGGATGCCGTGAAACTTGGTCTGGAGATCGTATTGCTCTCGCCATTCTCAAGGCCTTGAAGGCAAGCGGTATTCACGATCCGATTCTCTCCAAGCGTTTGGCGCGCAAAGTTGAAATGAAATTATTCGATTTCGACGAAGTGCAGCAGGAGCAGGTCCAAGATATGGTCGAGCAGGTTCTCATGGATTCTCGACTTTTCCATGTGGCCAAGCGCTATATTATTTACCGGGAAAAGCGTCGGGAACTGCGCGAACAAAAAGCCGCCTATCTCGATATTTCCGACACGATCGACAATTATTTGAGTAAGGCTGATTGGCGCGTTTCCGAAAACGCCAATATGTGCCATTCCTTCCAGGGGCTTATGCTCCATCTGTCGGGAACGGTCCAGGCGCGCTACGCATTGGAAAAGTACCCTGAAGAAGTGCGCTTGGCTCATCAACACGGCTATTTTCACTTGCACGATTTATCGTTTGGGTTGGCCGGCTATTGTGCAGGCTGGAGTCTGCGCGATCTGCTGTTGGAAGGGTTCAACATGGCTGGTCGTTCCAGCTCCGGGCCGGCGCGGCACTTCGATTCTGCGTTAGGGCAGATGGTTAATTTTCTCGGTACGTTGCAAAACGAATGGGCCGGGGCCCAGGCGTTCAACAATGTGGATACCTATCTCGCACCGTTCGTGCGTTTCGATGCGTTGTCGTATGACGATGTGCGTCAGGCCATGCAGAAGTTCGTCTTCAATCTCAATACGACATCACGTTGGGGTGGACAAAGTCCATTCACGAATTTGAGTTTTGATTTGACGCCACCCAAGCACGTGGCCAAAGAAGCCGTTATTATCGGGGGCGTGCTGCAGGATGTGACGTATGGCGAATTTTCGTGCGAAATGGAGATGATCAACAAGGCGTTCCTTGAGGTCATGGCCGAAGGCGACTACCAAGGCCGTATTTTCTCCTTTCCCATCCCGACCTACAACATCACCGAAGACTTTCCTTGGGATGGCGAGATTGGAACGCGTCTTTTAGAACTGACAGCTAAGTATGGCGCACCGTATTTTCAGAATTTTATCAATTCCGACTTAAAGCCAGAAGATGTGCGGTCCATGTGCTGTCGTTTGCAAATGGATTTGCGTGAATTGCGCAATAAGGTTGGTGGCTTGTTCGGTGCCGGCGATCTCACCGGTTCCATCGGCGTCGTGACCCTCAATCTTCCCAAGCTCGCCTACCTTGCCCAAGGCGAGGAAGACTTTATGGATATGATTGAGGAGTATGCCGACCTGGCCAAAGATGCACTTGAGTTTAAACGCAAACTCATCAGTGACAACCTGGAACGGGGCATGTTCCCTTGGTCGCGCCGGTATCTTAAAAACGGCTTTCAAGGTCATTTTTCAACGATCGGGCTTGTTGGTGGCCACGAGGCTTGCCTCAATTTGTTAGGTAAAGGCATTGAAACGCCGGCTGGTATCCGTTTTATGCGGCGGACCCTGGATCATTTACGCGACGTAACAAGCCGATTTCAGGAAGAAACCGGACACCTCTACAATCTCGAAGCAACACCGGCCGAAGGGGCCAGCTATCGTTTGGCCAAGATTGATAAGGCGTTGTACGCCGACATTCAGGCGTCGGGGAATGGAACGCCGTATTATACGAATTCGACCAATTTACCGGTCAACGGCGCAAGCAATGTTTTCGATGCGTTGGAACACCAAAACAATCTTCAGCCGTTGTATACGGGAGGGACGGTGTTCCACACCTTCCTGGGCGAAGCCGTGCCCGACATGGAGGCACTCAAGTCGTTCATTATCAAGGCGCTGACAAAAACAAAGATTCCGTACCTTTCCATTACCCCAACATTTTCTGTTTGTCAGGATCATGGGTATATTGCCGGAGAACACCATTTCTGCCCGACCTGCGCGGCTCCGGCGGAAGTGTATACTCGCATTGTCGGATATTATCGGCCGGTTTCCTTGTGGAACAAGGGCAAACAAGCCGAGTATGCTGATCGCACGGTCTATGAACCGATTCATGATGCCTGCATGACATCCATTTAATCGAACGATACTGTTTCATTTCACAAGGGGGGAGCCGTAGAAACAACGGCTCCCCCCTTGTGTTTTCTATGAGACAGTACGCGGCGGAGTTCGTGTTGAAACTGGACCGTATTCATTTTATTGACTGTATCCGACGGCGTCGGAGTATGTTTTTTCGACGCCTCAGCAGTTCTTGAACACTGCGACCATGAAAGTAGGACATGGGAAAAATAAAGGAGAAACATGGAGGGGCGGCATCATGAGAATCTTAATAAAGATGAACTATCGTTAGAATTGAAGAATGAACCTGTGGTAACACCTGCGTTTTTGACGTTGTGTGCCATGGTCTTTCTTGCATTATGCAATAACACTGTCTTTTATAATTTCCATCTGTATCTTGTAGATATTGGATTTACGGGAAAGCAAGCTGGATTGCTTGTTGGCATGTATTCCCTTGCCGCGATGACCATGTATGCATTGTTTTCTCAGCGTATAACACGAAAAAATGCGGCAATATGCATGTCTTCCGGTATGATTATGGTGATGGGATGTGGGTTCTTATATCTTATCGCCACGTCGTTTTCTTCTCTTCTCGCTGTTCGTATTGCCAATGGAATTGGTGGATTTTTGTTGATGGCGTCGGCGACTGTGCTGCTCGTCGCCATTATTCCGCCACAACGAACAGGGCAAGCGTTTAGTTTATATTCTGTATTCTTATTGCTTCCGTATGCCGCAATGCCACCGTTGTCCGGAGCCATTGTGCATCTTCTCCCGTCTCCGGTGTGGTTGTACCCGGTGTCTACCCTTGGCCTTCTTCCCGCATTGCTCTGTGTGCCATATCTGCGAAAAAAAGCGCAACGGAATCAGGAAGCTGGGTCGGATGCGAAGCGTACGGAGCATCCCGTTTCTTTTCGGCAAGCTGTTCATGGTGGGGTGTTGGTCCTGCTTACCGTGAATTTTGTTTATTTTTTGAGTTTTTCCGGCATGTTCTTTCTGTTTAAGGGGCTTGCCGTCAAGCGTGCCTACACCGACGCCGGATTGTTCTTTACGGTAGAGATGATGGTGATGATTGGTATCCGTCTTGTTGTTGGCCGATTGTTTGACCGGATATCCTCGGTTGTCCTGGTTTCCGGTGCTTTTGTCATCACTGCCGTGGCGTTTTGGGTTTTGCAGAGTCAGCCGGAACAACGTTGGCTGTTGGTGACGGCAGCGTTGTTCGGTTTGGGAATGGGGTTTGCCGTACCTCCCTTGAATTCGATGATGTATCGTATTTCGGCACCCGAACACCGCGGCTTTAATGTGAATATGATGATGTTGACCGTGCATCTGGGTACATTCTTCGGGCCGTTTCTTGGTGCGTGGGCTATTGAAACACTCGGGTATGACAGCTTTCTCCATATCGCCAGTGTTGTCATGGTGAGTACGGCTGTTTTCTATCTCCTGCTCAATCCGCGACGATATCTTCAATGATGCACTGTGAGAAATGGAAAAATACGTCGATTTGTTCTGGTATATTCCATGCTATGTTGAGACTGTTCACTTTTTCAATCCTTCCTTGACAATGGTTGTGTGTCTTGGTGTATGCTCCCGTAGAGTTGAGGGGTGTCACACCATACAACATGTACAAGGAGAGTTTCATTATGTTCGGAAATCGTACGTTATTAACATTTGTCTTCGCAGCGATTGTTGCCCCGCTGGTTTTGTTTTCCGGAGTGGTTCATGCTGAGCCGTCTGGAAAAGTTATGATCTACCATGCCGGCAGCTTGACGGTGCCGTTGAAGTCTATGATTGAAGAATTCGGCAAAAAATATCCGGGAATCACGGTCGAAACAAAGGGCGGCGGTTCCACGAAAATGGCGCGGCTTATTTCCGAAAAAGGCGACGCCGCGGACATCATGGCGTCTGCCGACTATGTCGTCATTGACAAAAATCTTATTCCGA
This genomic window from Desulfovibrio inopinatus DSM 10711 contains:
- a CDS encoding tetratricopeptide repeat-containing diguanylate cyclase, with the protein product MRRQAESLDASVVSLERTDIIRFEHALKDALSAFLPFKSYSLYLPQNLPPNLLRSFGPDCSIAAHHPDQRELLIPLVHQNELLAIFIARGVRLPAPKTMCRVLPQVASLWLDKLALHKTAITDELTGLLNPPALTRALEREISLVQDCILPTSSACMDPDAKSFSGSVGIVLFDLDHFATVTGGRQFEFSETLLQKAATALSQACPEGALPARLGDDVFALLLPGISTGQCRQVAESVREALSAVEAMDPHTEETVSLTASAGFAIYPQHLRGRQFTGSVREQARILIKKAQRTVTAAKELGRNRVLAFPDVVAEAGLVLETLPLSRLTINLGRHVDAVEGQRFLVWSPQYETNAEIRTPENVRLHGRYPTMIKAEILVMEVQDDIAFAEIVHLRSPEWPVEIGDRLLLASDTEHTLTDGSKPTTPQKDLVTGLYGLHDFLRNFARKREKQSTYSLMLMRLPEESPNRSDAPGHHCETQIRDLAELCRESFAEQPEMGRYSTSSLIIHVADKTPEEILPDILALCQRSAESLEINPVVGIAGYPFLHFNKADTLENCRKALDHAMLLTEPPKVAVFDSISLTVSADRLFTAGDVYEAIEEYKLALIADDTNILARNSLSACLTRVGRLEQAAAELAKVIAMDSKNAMALYNYGHTLRRIGETAQARKAFQKCLKTAPDSPAALYSLLRLGQMAEESRQFAVARKYYNRAAALPGGEGETVRHLARLSLAQNRIEEARELFHQALTHNPNDASSMHSLAKLYLDHGEDPAIAESLARQSVAVRPDKKQFWLELARALTVQDRHEEARTALDRADMI
- a CDS encoding sigma-70 family RNA polymerase sigma factor, encoding MKRGSTPDEQDNNDIHRTLAGDNAAFARLVIKYQDRIFHFILKHIRNRAIAEELTQEAFLDAYKALSTFAGRSRFSTWLMGIALNRSRNYVNRAPEMVYGHVDHETHPQNPSSTPTWSDIDTADFEAILRKGLTTLPNELREVFLLISIEGLSYQEAADIIDAPIGTVKNRMFRARTQLKDLFLQENFLP
- a CDS encoding nitroreductase family protein; the encoded protein is MNSTVMDTIVSRRSIRKYTEEPVTDGEITTILEAGRAAPSGLNNQPWRFLVVRAGDVRQQRLAEKTKYAHIVEQAPLCLCVFLDKSTMYNRTKDCQSIGACLQNMLLAAHDLGLGAVWLGEIINQEPEVTKALGLDEEALELMAVLAVGHPATKGSSSRQPLSDLLLEPFTTTPTEAS
- a CDS encoding MBL fold metallo-hydrolase, with protein sequence MDVVVFPLGPLQTNSYLAISGDAAIAVDVGGDPGAMVSHLHSKQLSLTHIVLTHLHCDHIYGVRALSEATGASVLANTDDDYLLDLDIGRGGFMGLPMVSLFAHDPLVPGEASFLGMPCKVLATPGHTPGSVSLYFPDDRVCFSGDLLFHRSIGRTDFPGGSHEVLLNSVMTQIFTLPEETVVYSGHGPETTVGSEKKNNPFFGEFAF
- a CDS encoding flavodoxin family protein, translated to MRCTLFAASPRAGGNSDRALDEFAQGVREAGGDCNALYLRKHRILPCVSCGVCEQTQGGPCPLAEKDDSAPLFDALLSSDFVFFASPIYFYHLPAHFKAFIDRGQRYYEAALANRSEMLALPSRRAAACLVAGRKKGERLFEGAALTLSFFLEPFRIRLEPQMGLRGIDASGDLASNPTDCAFIRETGYRLALQELSGKNGSSTMS
- a CDS encoding anaerobic ribonucleoside-triphosphate reductase activating protein — its product is MTNTHAWSRVRGLEPVSLCDWPGNVVCVLFLGGCNCKCPHCHNADLAWRPSTLPITPRETVEHYIRARGAWLDGLVVTGGEPVMDSSIVDFIDDIGGLGLPIKLDSNGMHPEILETILSLGCVKKVSVDIKGPFEKYEELTGGSFGEEAAREHFAALFEMARRRPEAFHFRTTLVPELTDDDIRTVRTLLPSGCVLTTQQYIEPKGKETTACQSSS
- a CDS encoding ribonucleoside triphosphate reductase — encoded protein: MPKLIVKRDGCRETWSGDRIALAILKALKASGIHDPILSKRLARKVEMKLFDFDEVQQEQVQDMVEQVLMDSRLFHVAKRYIIYREKRRELREQKAAYLDISDTIDNYLSKADWRVSENANMCHSFQGLMLHLSGTVQARYALEKYPEEVRLAHQHGYFHLHDLSFGLAGYCAGWSLRDLLLEGFNMAGRSSSGPARHFDSALGQMVNFLGTLQNEWAGAQAFNNVDTYLAPFVRFDALSYDDVRQAMQKFVFNLNTTSRWGGQSPFTNLSFDLTPPKHVAKEAVIIGGVLQDVTYGEFSCEMEMINKAFLEVMAEGDYQGRIFSFPIPTYNITEDFPWDGEIGTRLLELTAKYGAPYFQNFINSDLKPEDVRSMCCRLQMDLRELRNKVGGLFGAGDLTGSIGVVTLNLPKLAYLAQGEEDFMDMIEEYADLAKDALEFKRKLISDNLERGMFPWSRRYLKNGFQGHFSTIGLVGGHEACLNLLGKGIETPAGIRFMRRTLDHLRDVTSRFQEETGHLYNLEATPAEGASYRLAKIDKALYADIQASGNGTPYYTNSTNLPVNGASNVFDALEHQNNLQPLYTGGTVFHTFLGEAVPDMEALKSFIIKALTKTKIPYLSITPTFSVCQDHGYIAGEHHFCPTCAAPAEVYTRIVGYYRPVSLWNKGKQAEYADRTVYEPIHDACMTSI
- a CDS encoding MFS transporter, which codes for MEGRHHENLNKDELSLELKNEPVVTPAFLTLCAMVFLALCNNTVFYNFHLYLVDIGFTGKQAGLLVGMYSLAAMTMYALFSQRITRKNAAICMSSGMIMVMGCGFLYLIATSFSSLLAVRIANGIGGFLLMASATVLLVAIIPPQRTGQAFSLYSVFLLLPYAAMPPLSGAIVHLLPSPVWLYPVSTLGLLPALLCVPYLRKKAQRNQEAGSDAKRTEHPVSFRQAVHGGVLVLLTVNFVYFLSFSGMFFLFKGLAVKRAYTDAGLFFTVEMMVMIGIRLVVGRLFDRISSVVLVSGAFVITAVAFWVLQSQPEQRWLLVTAALFGLGMGFAVPPLNSMMYRISAPEHRGFNVNMMMLTVHLGTFFGPFLGAWAIETLGYDSFLHIASVVMVSTAVFYLLLNPRRYLQ